TGCCCTGGTGGGATCAGGCTTAACAGTAAGCAATATTACGTTGAATTGCCCCAGCGGGGCGTATGCCAGTTTTTCCAATGGAAATACCACAAACCTGGGCCTGAACAACGGAATTTTTCTGGGCACCGGACTGGCTGACAGCATTCCCTTCCCGAACACCACATCATTTGATGTCGGGACGTGTCTAAATCCCAACGGCAATCCGTTTAACGACCCCGACCTGATAGCCATTGATCCTACTGCACAAAATGATGTGTGTATTCTCGAATTCGACATTCTTCCTCAATGCGATTCGCTTACAATTCGTTTCGTATTCGGATCCGATGAATATCCGGTGTTTGTGAATTCGATCAACGATATTTTCGGCTTTTTCATCAGCGGTCCTAATCCGGCCGGCGGTCAATACACGGGATTAAACATTGCCACCATTCCGCCCAATATTCCTGTGGGTATCAATACCATTAACAATGGCAATACCAACACCGGCCCGTGTGTTAACTGTGCGTATTATGTAGATAATTCAACCGGCACAACCATTGAATTTAATGGCTTAACTACAGTCATCACGTCTTCGGTATGGCTTGTGCCCTGCCAGTCGTATCATTTCAAAGTGGCTATTGCCGATGCGTCGGACTGTTTCTATGATTCGGGGGTGTTTATTGATTTTCTTCAATGTTCATCGGCCTTTACCTACACACTGGCCAACACGCCCGATGTGTGCAATACATGTAACGGTACGGCATCGGTTACTGTGCAGGGCGGCGTAGGTCCGTTCACCTACCAATGGCTGCCCAGCGGCGGCAACGGGCCTACGGCAACCGGCTTATGTGCGGGCACCTACTCTGTACTGATTACGGATGTAGTATCGTGCGGTATCCCGGATACGGCAATAGTTACGGTGCAGGCGCAGAACAGCGTATCCACCACGTCCACCCAAACCGATGCGTTGTGCAACGGCGACTGCAACGGCACAATTGCCATTACGGCACTGGGCACACCGCCGTTTACTTATGCGTGGACACCCAATGTAAGCACCACCAACTCGGCCAACGGGCTTTGTGCAGGTGCTTATACTGTAGCCGTAACCGATTCGAGCGGATGCAGCAGTACACTGAATTTTACCATTACACAACCCGCAGCACTTAGTGTGGCGCTGGCGGGTACTACCACCATTTGCAATGGCGATACATCTGTAATAACTGCCACACCCGGAGGCGGCACCGGCCCATACACGGTTACGTGGGACAACAGCCTGCCGCCCGGTCTTACACAAAGTGTATGGCCCACTGTAACTACAACCTACAACGCCACGGTAACCGATTTTAACGGCTGCAGCGTTACACAGGCCTTCACGGTAAACGTAAGTCCTACACCGCTGGTAAGTTTTACTGCATCGCCCGGCGATTGTGCTCCGGCTACCGTTTCATTTACCAACACCAGTACCGGCGCCACCAGCTATTTATGGAACTTCGGCGACCCGGCTTCGGGGTCGCAAAACACCTCCGTTACACAAAATGGCTCACACTTATACCAAACGGCGGGGTCCTACACCGTCACACTGGTGGCTGTATCCGGCGCAGGCTGTGTGGATTCATTCAGTTTCGGACCGGTAATCATTTTCCCTCAGCCGGTAGCCGGCATTATTTCCAACACCGCTACCGTAAATGAACTTTCACCGCAAGTGACGTTTACCGATCTCTCTTCAGGCGGCACCAATTGCGTGTTCTACTTCGGCGACGGCGACTTTACCACAGTGTGCAACTTTGGTAACATTACACACACCTATCCCGCCCCGGGCACTTACACGGCCATGCAGATTGTAACGGATTCCAGCGGTTGTTCAGACACGGCTTATATTACCATTGTGGTGGAACAGGAAACATCTATTTATGTTCCAAATGCATTTACGCCTAACGGAAACGGCAACAACAATGTATTTCAGGCTTACGGCATCAATGTGCAGCAATACGAACTGCTTGTATTCGACCGCTGGGGAATGTTGCTTTACAGCACAAAAGATATTGCGCAAGGCTGGGATGGCTCGTATATGGGTAATTTATGCCAGCAGGATGTATATGTATGGCGGATAAACTATACGGATTCACGCGGGAAAAAGCACCGGCTTATTGGCAGCTGCACACTGCTTCGGTAAATGTATTCCGGCAAAAACAAAACGGCCTTCACGAAAATGAAGGCCGTTTTATTTTGAATGAAACAGCGATTACATGGCTTCTGCCACAACTTCTTTCACGCCGGGCACCATGCGGCGAAGCAACGCCTCGATGCCGGATTTGAGTGTAACGGTAGATGAAGGACAGCCGCTGCAAGCGCCTTTGAGCTGTACGGTAACGGTGCCGTTTTCAAACGAGCGGAAGGTGATGAGTCCGCCATCTGATTCTACTGCCGGACGTACATACTGTTCGAGCACTTCCACAATTTTGTGTTCGGTTTCCGATTGCGGGGCGGCATGTTCGGTGAATACCGTGGTGGTTTCTTTGAACGAGGAGTCGGTATGCACTTTTTGTTCGGGGAGATTATTGATAACTGCGCCGCCTTTGTTGAGATAATCGCGGATGAACTCGCGGAGTTCGAGAATGACATCATCCCACAATACGATATCAGACTTTGTAACGGTGATGAAATTGGCAGTTACAAACACGCCTTTTACAAACGGAAACTGAAACAGGCGGGCAGGTAAAGGTGCGTCAGCTGTGTCGGCGGCTGATTTGTATTCGGCGGTGGCGCCTTCGGCCTGAAGGAGAAATTTATTGGCCACGAATTTCATGGTAGCCGGGTTGGGTGTGCTTTCGGCGTATATGATGAACGGAAGTTGTGTCGGTGTTTCCATAATACAAAGGTACGAGATGCCCGACGGAAACTTCAGAGGCAGTTAGGATTTTTTCTTACTAATGATTTTACGTCTTTTTTGACCGCTCTTCGTTGCTTTTTTCGCTAAGACCTTCCAGGTATTCACTCAAAAAGCGCCTCAATCGGTCAAAAAATCCTGCAAAATCAAAGTGCAACAAAAAGTCCTAACTGCCTCTCAAACAACTAACTTTGTTTTACGTTAAAATTAACAGCGTGGCCAAACAAACCGATTTTCTTATCATCGGCTCAGGTATTGCCGGTTTGACATTTGCCCTGAAAGTGGCAGCACACGGCAAGGTACTGATGATTACCAAAGCCAATGCCGACGAGTCGAATACGAAGTATGCGCAGGGCGGAATTGCAGCCGTGATGTACGGGCACGACTCGTACGACAAGCATATTGCTGACACGCTCGACTGCGGCGACGGGCTATGCGACCGGGAAGTGGTGGAAATGGTTGTGCGCGAATCAACCGAGCGTGTGCAGGAGCTTGCCGCCTGGGGGGCGCAGTTCGATAAAAAGCCCGATGGTGGTTATGATCTCGCCAAAGAAGGCGGGCATTCGGAGCACCGCATTCTGCATCACAAAGACATTACCGGCTACGAAATTGAGCGGGCCCTGCTGCAACAGGTGCACACACATCCCAACATTACCATACTCGATCATCATTTTGCGATCGACATAATTACCCAGCACCATCTGGGTGTGGAAGTAAACAGCCGCACGCCTGATATAACCTGCTACGGCGCCTATATTTTCGATACTGAATCAGGTTTAACGGAAACCGTGCTTGCACGTGTTACGCTGATGGCTACCGGCGGTGTGGGCCACGTATATGCCACCACCACCAATCCAACCATTGCCACCGGCGACGGCATTGCCATGGTGTATCGTGCAAAAGGGAAAGTAGAGCACATGGAATTTATTCAGTTCCACCCTACTTCGCTTTACAACCCCGGCGAGCATCCTTCGTTTCTCATTACCGAAGCCATGCGCGGCCATGGCGGCATTTTGCGCACGCGCGACGGGAAAGAGTTTATGCACAAGTACGACGAGCGTAAATCACTCGCCCCGCGCGATATTGTGGCCCGTGCAATTGACAATGAACTCAAGCAGCGCGGCGACGACTGTGTGTATCTCGACTGCACACACCTGAATGCCGACGACCTGATTGCGCACTTCCCGAACATTTACAAGAAGTGCCTCAGCATTGGTATCGACATTACCAAACAGCCCATTCCGGTGGTGCCTGCGGCGCATTACCTGTGCGGTGGCATTAAAGTGGACAAAGCAGGGCGCAGCAGTTTGCAAAATCTGTATGCGGTGGGCGAATGCTCGTGTACAGGTTTGCACGGCGCAAACCGGCTGGCGTCCAACTCGCTGCTTGAAGCGGTGGTGTATGCGCACACAGCCAGCCACGATGCAATTACGCGCTTTAAAAAAATAGAATTTGCGCAGGGCATTCCCGACTGGGATGCCGAAGGTACGGCCACACCGGAAGAAATGGTGCTGATTACACAAAGCCGCAAGGAAGTGCAAACGATTATGAGCAGCTATGTAGGCATTGTTCGCTCTGATTTACGTTTGCAACGCGCGCTCGACAGGCTTGAAATAATCTGGCGCGAGAACGAAGCGCTGTACAAACGCACCACCATTTCGCAGTCCGTATGCGAGTTGCGCAACCTGATCAACTGCGCGTACATTATTCTCAAACACGCCCGCCTGCGCAAAGAAAGTCGCGGACTGCATTACACCATTGATTATCCGCCGGTGCGGCCATTGCTGCGTGAAGGTGTACTTTAATCTTCCCCAAAATTCTGTTTTGATTCAAATTCACTGCATTAACCGATGCAACGCATGGGGGTGAATGCGTATATTTATTTTCACACATACCCCTCCTGTTATGAAACGATTTTTACGCTCGCTTTTACTTACTGTTATTCTTATAAACAGCACTTACAGTACTGCGCAACAGCCTCAATTAACAGATAGCGAAATTACGGCAATAGCTCTGCAGCGCGGAATTGCGGAGATAGATATTCCGGGATTTATTACACATTACCGGAAGTATCACCTGCCACATAATTCTCAAATTCAACGCAATCCCTCAGCTACGCCTACGGCTCCGCTTACTACATTCAACCTTGGTTTTGAGACTGGCGATTTTAGTGGTTGGACTGGTTATATTGGTAATAACGACATACAAAGCGACTCGATATGGAGTAATGTGCAATACGGTATTTTCAGTACAACAAACAATGCAACAATTAATTCCTGCAATGCCCGACATACGATCTTTGATACAATAACTACCGACTATTGTGGCAACTTTCAGATTTTGCCACCTGCGATGGGTACTGCAATAGCACGGTTAAACAATAATTGTGCAGGCTATATGGGCAGTGGGATACAAAAATCATGGACCGTTACACCCGGTTCATCTGTATTGTACATTAGCTATGCGCTATTACTGAATGATGGCGGGCATACAGTGCTTGAAGCTCCATACTTTTCATATCAAATTAGCGACTCAATTACGGGCTCTGTCTTGTTTGATAGTTTGATAATGGCCAATCAGAATACAACTCCTCCATTTATTCAATGTCCGACTGATCCCTATACCTCTTACCTCAACTGGCGTACTGACACCATAGATTTAACTTCTTGGCTCAACCAGACTATCATCATTAAACTTGAGGTGGCCGGTTGTATTTACGGCGCGCATTTTGGAATTGCATATGTTAACCTCGATTTACCCAACCCGTCCGCAATCAATACCACATCTCAAAATACATTGCACCTGCAACCCAATCCGGCAATTAATTTCGCAGAATTAACATACCCCCAAGTTATTGATGATGATGCGTACCTCATCCTCACCGACATGAGCGGACGCATTATTAATACCGATATAATGCGAACTTCTGCGGGATGGAGAATAAATACTTCATCGTTAGCTGCGGGTATATATACGATCACTGTAATTGCCGCTAATGAAAAATTAAGCACGCAGCGATTACTTATTCAGCCGCACTAAATCGGTTGAACCAATGTACACATCGCTTATTTTTGCACAATGCCTTTCAAACCACTGCTCGATAAAATTTATGAATGGCGTACACGTCACATCAGCAACCGCAATTTTTTAATTGTGGCCAGTTTACTTGTGGGGCTTGTGGCGGCTATAGCGGCTGTAGTGCTCAAAAGCACGGTGCATGGCATACAGCATTTGCTTGAATTGCTTCGTGCAGCATCGGGCAACAATTATCTGTATTTTATTTTTCCGCTCATCGGCATTTTACTTACCGTATTTTATGTACAGCGTTTTCGGGGCGGAAAGCTGGGGCGTGGCATCGCCAATATT
The window above is part of the Bacteroidota bacterium genome. Proteins encoded here:
- a CDS encoding choice-of-anchor L domain-containing protein, which encodes MKQVRYNLSLLFLLLAGIIKAQLTVNSTVTTNQLLSALVGSGLTVSNITLNCPSGAYASFSNGNTTNLGLNNGIFLGTGLADSIPFPNTTSFDVGTCLNPNGNPFNDPDLIAIDPTAQNDVCILEFDILPQCDSLTIRFVFGSDEYPVFVNSINDIFGFFISGPNPAGGQYTGLNIATIPPNIPVGINTINNGNTNTGPCVNCAYYVDNSTGTTIEFNGLTTVITSSVWLVPCQSYHFKVAIADASDCFYDSGVFIDFLQCSSAFTYTLANTPDVCNTCNGTASVTVQGGVGPFTYQWLPSGGNGPTATGLCAGTYSVLITDVVSCGIPDTAIVTVQAQNSVSTTSTQTDALCNGDCNGTIAITALGTPPFTYAWTPNVSTTNSANGLCAGAYTVAVTDSSGCSSTLNFTITQPAALSVALAGTTTICNGDTSVITATPGGGTGPYTVTWDNSLPPGLTQSVWPTVTTTYNATVTDFNGCSVTQAFTVNVSPTPLVSFTASPGDCAPATVSFTNTSTGATSYLWNFGDPASGSQNTSVTQNGSHLYQTAGSYTVTLVAVSGAGCVDSFSFGPVIIFPQPVAGIISNTATVNELSPQVTFTDLSSGGTNCVFYFGDGDFTTVCNFGNITHTYPAPGTYTAMQIVTDSSGCSDTAYITIVVEQETSIYVPNAFTPNGNGNNNVFQAYGINVQQYELLVFDRWGMLLYSTKDIAQGWDGSYMGNLCQQDVYVWRINYTDSRGKKHRLIGSCTLLR
- a CDS encoding NifU family protein, translated to METPTQLPFIIYAESTPNPATMKFVANKFLLQAEGATAEYKSAADTADAPLPARLFQFPFVKGVFVTANFITVTKSDIVLWDDVILELREFIRDYLNKGGAVINNLPEQKVHTDSSFKETTTVFTEHAAPQSETEHKIVEVLEQYVRPAVESDGGLITFRSFENGTVTVQLKGACSGCPSSTVTLKSGIEALLRRMVPGVKEVVAEAM
- the nadB gene encoding L-aspartate oxidase: MAKQTDFLIIGSGIAGLTFALKVAAHGKVLMITKANADESNTKYAQGGIAAVMYGHDSYDKHIADTLDCGDGLCDREVVEMVVRESTERVQELAAWGAQFDKKPDGGYDLAKEGGHSEHRILHHKDITGYEIERALLQQVHTHPNITILDHHFAIDIITQHHLGVEVNSRTPDITCYGAYIFDTESGLTETVLARVTLMATGGVGHVYATTTNPTIATGDGIAMVYRAKGKVEHMEFIQFHPTSLYNPGEHPSFLITEAMRGHGGILRTRDGKEFMHKYDERKSLAPRDIVARAIDNELKQRGDDCVYLDCTHLNADDLIAHFPNIYKKCLSIGIDITKQPIPVVPAAHYLCGGIKVDKAGRSSLQNLYAVGECSCTGLHGANRLASNSLLEAVVYAHTASHDAITRFKKIEFAQGIPDWDAEGTATPEEMVLITQSRKEVQTIMSSYVGIVRSDLRLQRALDRLEIIWRENEALYKRTTISQSVCELRNLINCAYIILKHARLRKESRGLHYTIDYPPVRPLLREGVL
- a CDS encoding T9SS type A sorting domain-containing protein, whose product is MKRFLRSLLLTVILINSTYSTAQQPQLTDSEITAIALQRGIAEIDIPGFITHYRKYHLPHNSQIQRNPSATPTAPLTTFNLGFETGDFSGWTGYIGNNDIQSDSIWSNVQYGIFSTTNNATINSCNARHTIFDTITTDYCGNFQILPPAMGTAIARLNNNCAGYMGSGIQKSWTVTPGSSVLYISYALLLNDGGHTVLEAPYFSYQISDSITGSVLFDSLIMANQNTTPPFIQCPTDPYTSYLNWRTDTIDLTSWLNQTIIIKLEVAGCIYGAHFGIAYVNLDLPNPSAINTTSQNTLHLQPNPAINFAELTYPQVIDDDAYLILTDMSGRIINTDIMRTSAGWRINTSSLAAGIYTITVIAANEKLSTQRLLIQPH